TCGTCAACCAAGTTTACAATCCTATTATACGCCTCATTCACAATTTTGTCAACTTGATTGACATTTTCAAGGGCGTTCTGTATAGTAGGCTGTGTTAACCAATCGATAATCGAGGAAAGCAGGGATATTCTTTGCAGTCCACCACGATGCATCAGCTTGACTTGATCGACCTGATCAGCGAGCGACATCTCCAACTGCGGGGGATGATCGAGAAACAGTGGAATCAAATGAACGATCTGCGCATCTCCAATTCAGAATGGTATATCATGGCCAAAATCCATGAGCGAGGCAAAACAACGATCTCCCGTGTAACCAAGCACGTGGGCATCACCCGCCAAGCGACCCATAAGTGCATCAAAAATCTCGAAACCAAAGGGATCGTTGTCATCAGCA
Above is a window of Insulibacter thermoxylanivorax DNA encoding:
- a CDS encoding MarR family winged helix-turn-helix transcriptional regulator codes for the protein MQSTTMHQLDLIDLISERHLQLRGMIEKQWNQMNDLRISNSEWYIMAKIHERGKTTISRVTKHVGITRQATHKCIKNLETKGIVVISNMENNRKDKCLQLTPRGEQCYHMYVSIKENLARKIADAIGAESFAKLRQLLEADWALEDQEQ